The genomic window AGTTTACCATTTCAATTGTATAATTAAATTCAGTTGTCAAGACATGGTGAAATCTTGCAAGCTTTATTGATTTAAAACTGATGAAATCAATGTATTCATGTGAAATCAGTTAAAAATTTTTGAATAGTGATGGATTCCTTGGTAACTTTAGTCCAtattgtcacatttgtatagGTCACCACTGATGGTTACTTGGCATTGGATCACTTTACTGACCAGTTTGCATCAGAAATTAATCCATTTCCCTCCCCCACTGATGGATCATTAATTGCACCATTTTTAGCAGATATCGACACTTCTGGAGTAGGAAACATCTACTACAGGCACATCACTGATGCTGACGACCCTACTTTAAAAGCTATTAATGATGATGTTAATAATGCCAACTTTAAGGAGTTCAACAATGCATCCTTTAAGGCTAATATGGCTGTTATTGCTACATGGAACCAAGTCGGATACTTTCATGGCCATTCGGATAaggttattatttttgtgtgtaCGAGTGTGCATGCTGTCATCTAAAATAATCTGCAATGTTGTATGTAGGTTGATTGTTAAGGGGTGAAATAAAATTGTGTGTATCAATATTGGTAGTTGCAGATTGCTACACtggaaagtgtgtgtgtgtgtgaagtacTTTATTAAAACAATCATGATTGTGATAGATCAGTCATGTGTGCTTCACTATTACTGTACAACAGGAAGTACTTGCTTAAATATGAAGACATTTAAATAATGATCTTGCTTATGCttgctgcattgtaaacaaatatGTAATATTcataccattggggctacagaaattgTATTCAAACTCTCCGTAAGCTGGGGAATATAAGTTTAATTGATTCAAAACTTGCTTCCCTGACTAATGGCTCAatttaattaaaaatcacactttATTTTTAGCATGCACAATTTTCGTTTTTCTCAGTGCGAAATAGGCTGGTtattgctgagacagtcacatatttgttaattaattatgtagtgtacatatatgtattgGATTGCATCCACGGTAAAAGAGTCAAATATACAAGTGTAACTGAGTTTCCTCGGCAATAATCAGATCAGTTATTAGAATTGGTTACAATGAAGTGTCCACCAATCAGGTATTTGGTTAAATCTTTATCGTACATTGCttattagtttggctagtttaaGCGGTTTACAATGTCACCCTGGGTGAGTTTTTCCTTCTATCACCTTTCCTCACTTCAAATGAttaaatcagtgaagaaagattgatttcCTACTGTGTCTTCAGCATGACTTAAACAAACATTCATAGCTTATGTTCTGGTTGGtgtactgcaatgaaacaaactCCTCTTGAGTTGGTGAATAAAACGATATTCAGTATTTTTTTTACAAGAACAAAGCATTTATACTTATTTTTAAATAATAATACTCAAGTATTTTATCCTTTGTAATCAATGGGCTTAAGCGATTATGTCAGACTTTTgtgaatccagtcacaaattgaTAAACTCTGGAGATTTTATTACAGAAGATAATTTTTATTGTTTGAAATGTTTACCACATGAATTATAATGTATATGTATTTAATACGTACAAGAGATCATCCAATACATTGATGTTATTGTCTTTTTAATAGAACAATACATTTCAAGTTGTACTGGCCACTGATGATGTAAATGCTACTATTGCTATTTTCCATTATTTGGACAATGGATTAAACTGGTACCAGTTTGATGCAGACTATTATGATGACTATTCAGATGATGATTTAAGTGATAGTCAAGTCCAAGTAGGCTTCAACAAAGGAGGAATGAGTGGTGGTAGTGTACCATCTCTGATGGCTTATACACTCTCTCCAAAAGTGATTGAACTTGATAAAGGTTCAAATACTAAAATACTAGGACAATGGATATTTTCAATTGGTGATGATAATATTACTGAACCAGTTAATGGTAAACCAGACTCATTGATAGATTCTGTGTCAGCTGTGTTACTATGTTTGTAATCATATTGGTTATATCTATTTCTTAACTGCCAATGATGTCTATTTTAAACCAGCACAATTTCATTTTGCTATCCGCACAACTGGCTTGTGGCAGTTTCAAAGCTTGCTTACTTTGATACAATAGTCAATCTAATGGTATTTCATAATTCTCTTAGTAAAATAACTGTTAATGTTGACAGATGCTGTAAAATTTGTTAGCGTTTACTCTgtgaaggaattttaagtttaatGACCACGATATTAACTACGTAAAATCCTTTTCATCATTGTACCGTTGCTCTGTAAAAAGATAGTGAGATAGCACCTGTACAACATTAGCACTGCTAGTATCTTAACCAGATGGATGGCTAGAGCGTAATGGCATCATAAGCAAAACGCGTTGCAACATCAGGGCTCAACCCTGATGTAGCATAGGGGTTGGCTCatcaaagctcaaatcaataaaatctaTATACTATTAATTTCATTTTTGTACAGTGTATAGCAAAGCGAAGATAaattatgggcatttgtttacggTGCAGTAAAAACTAACTTTGCCATCGTCATTTCTTTGAAAAGGTCTCCTTTGTCCACACAGAGAagtacagggaaaacactataccttaaTGGATTTGCCAGTTTATGGTAAACAGATTGAGCCATGTCCGTCTtcacagcttgtttcagtcatgagttatgatcaattaattaagcaactgtaatttatttgcctgTATTGTCGCTGTACAAACAGTACTTGtcataactccaagactattcatcataaaagacCATTTTGTAATGCTACATAATGGGTGGAAaacaaagctgaaaacaaagcggaATGCCtgtagtaattgatagttgaagTAAGGAATGGATGAGTTTTACATATACCTTAGACTGTTATGCTCATACCTAATTTGAGCCCCTTAGTGACAATATACAGTACCACCCTAATGCAATGTCACAAGCTAAAGGGGTGTGGGAGCCGTTTCATTCATAGTTCTTTAGAGGTGGCAGCCATCTCGTTACTCACAAATGAAACAGCTGCCATTCAGAGTCAGTGGAGACACCTATATTTAGGGGGGCTTggggtctagcttggtgatgccatggcctagttgtaagtcgaagaccccaaaaaaaaggtcattaggccaaattattagtttctcatcctcctgcacTCAAAATACCCGTGTGGGAGGgctgatttttattttattttttactaactaggtGGCTGAATTAgttagctaaaatgactcagactgcagttttcttagactgctctagtaaggtaccaactttaaaagctgctggatggctgcactaagccaccagtggtgcaaacattccttgatgaggtaagtttatgtggccttaccTTATGGCAATAGTTGTCATCTACtaactagactatatctccttatttataactacatatgtagcttgctacactgctccatAAAaatacagtgactgctctattagagtacctcgatcttgactgctctattagagtacctcgatcttgactgctctattagagtatctcaaatgatGTTACAGTGATTAAGCCTGGGCTCTTgatcacagctacagataatttttAGGGGGTCTAAGCCCCCCCTTTTTTACAGGAGTTGCagcccccttggccccccttCTCCTGCCACCCCTGCCTTTATTAGTGAGTTGTTTAATCGCACGCAGTTAGTGTTCACAACATTGCATTTGGGCAGTACCATAGATGTATTCTGAACTAGTTACGTTG from Dysidea avara chromosome 2, odDysAvar1.4, whole genome shotgun sequence includes these protein-coding regions:
- the LOC136246832 gene encoding nidogen-1-like isoform X2; translated protein: MNLIVIASSLLLFEVTAAVPIDMFYNFGLFHGDKALPKGFMERSERIRLKGGFKFLGDRIYNIWVTTDGYLALDHFTDQFASEINPFPSPTDGSLIAPFLADIDTSGVGNIYYRHITDADDPTLKAINDDVNNANFKEFNNASFKANMAVIATWNQVGYFHGHSDKNNTFQVVLATDDVNATIAIFHYLDNGLNWYQFDADYYDDYSDDDLSDSQVQVGFNKGGMSGGSVPSLMAYTLSPKVIELDKGSNTKILGQWIFSIGDDNITEPVNVVCGKSVQKCLRKGKCKKRLRQFRESCNYLWEEDSSVCSSSCKRSVRRLINNKQGKNLWYCTYHFGFWNKLRNTFNDKC
- the LOC136246832 gene encoding nidogen-1-like isoform X1, which produces MNLIVIASSLLLFEVTAAVPIDMFYNFGLFHGDKALPKGFMERSERIRLKGGFKFLGDRIYNIWVTTDGYLALDHFTDQFASEINPFPSPTDGSLIAPFLADIDTSGVGNIYYRHITDADDPTLKAINDDVNNANFKEFNNASFKANMAVIATWNQVGYFHGHSDKNNTFQVVLATDDVNATIAIFHYLDNGLNWYQFDADYYDDYSDDDLSDSQVQVGFNKGGMSGGSVPSLMAYTLSPKVIELDKGSNTKILGQWIFSIGDDNITEPVNGKPDSLIDSVSAVLLFVCGKSVQKCLRKGKCKKRLRQFRESCNYLWEEDSSVCSSSCKRSVRRLINNKQGKNLWYCTYHFGFWNKLRNTFNDKC
- the LOC136246832 gene encoding nidogen-1-like isoform X3, which gives rise to MNLIVIASSLLLFEVTAAVPIDMFYNFGLFHGDKALPKGFMERSERIRLKGGFKFLGDRIYNIWVTTDGYLALDHFTDQFASEINPFPSPTDGSLIAPFLADIDTSGVGNIYYRHITDADDPTLKAINDDVNNANFKEFNNASFKANMAVIATWNQVGYFHGHSDKNNTFQVVLATDDVNATIAIFHYLDNGLNWYQFDADYYDDYSDDDLSDSQVQVGFNKGGMSGGSVPSLMAYTLSPKVIELDKVVCGKSVQKCLRKGKCKKRLRQFRESCNYLWEEDSSVCSSSCKRSVRRLINNKQGKNLWYCTYHFGFWNKLRNTFNDKC